The following proteins are co-located in the Eptesicus fuscus isolate TK198812 chromosome 9, DD_ASM_mEF_20220401, whole genome shotgun sequence genome:
- the SLFNL1 gene encoding schlafen-like protein 1, whose translation MEPPEEQSLQELPTEESLPEDSGLEGAPSTHILYVGHLNPQFSVPVLTCLLRDTLERLELPVAREHIEVVRRPRKAYALVQVATSEDTLASLRCRLQTALEEHQIIKELVARGKELVLGDGREPTHHREEENRGPSPGPSPSPSPGHSPGPSPGSSRPPARRTNAPPAQALGWPSSMHQPSCTRSDSAIVHQEIQGQERLFQGAFLGSETRSMEFKRGGGEYLSLAFKHHLRRYVCAFLNSEGGSLLVGVEDSGLVRGIRCSHHEEDRVRLLVDSVLQGFRPQVFPDAYTLTFIPVVNTSASGTPLKVIRLSVHAPKAQAEPQLYETDQGEVFLRREGSIQGPLAVHAIQEWCRQKWTAELSKLEERVKVLAAEKEQLQQRLRQRRPISCTCCVL comes from the exons ATGGAGCCCCCAGAAGAGCAGTCTCTGCAGGAGCTCCCCACAGAAGAGTCCCTGCCTGAGGACTCCGGCCTGGAGGGGGCTCCCAGCACGCATATTCTCTACGTGGGCCACCTGAACCCCCAGTTCTCAGTGCcggtgctcacctgcctgctccgAGACACCCTGGAGCGGCTGGAGCTGCCAGTGGCGCGGGAGCACATCGAGGTGGTGAGGCGGCCGCGGAAGGCCTATGCCCTGGTGCAGGTGGCCACCTCTGAGGACACCCTGGCCTCCCTCCGCTGCCGCCTGCAGACAGCCTTGGAGGAGCACCAGATCATCAAGGAGCTGGTGGCCCGCGGGAAGGAGCTGGTGTTGGGAGACGGCCGTGAGCCCACACACCACAGAGAG GAGGAAAACAGAGGCCCgagccctggccccagccccagccccagcccaggccacagcccaggccccagcccaggctccagccGCCCACCTGCCAGGCGCACCAATGCCCCACCGGCCCAGGCTCTGGGGTGGCCTAGCTCCATGCACCAACCCAGCTGCACGCGCTCGGACAGCGCCATCGTGCACCAGGAGATCCAGGGCCAGGAGCGGCTTTTCCAGGGCGCCTTCCTGGGCAGCGAGACGCGCAGCATGGAGTTCAAGAGGGGCGGCGGCGAGTACCTGAGCCTGGCCTTCAAGCACCACCTGCGGCGCTACGTGTGCGCCTTCCTCAACAGCGAGGGCGGCAGCCTGTTGGTGGGCGTGGAGGACAGCGGGCTCGTGCGGGGCATCCGCTGCAGCCACCACGAGGAGGACCGCGTGCGCCTGCTGGTGGACTCCGTCCTGCAGGGCTTCAGGCCGCAGGTCTTCCCTGACGCCTACACGCTCACTTTCATCCCAGTGGTCAACACCTCCGCCAGCGGCACGCCCCTCAAG GTGATCCGCCTGAGTGTGCACGCCCCCAAGGCCCAGGCTGAGCCGCAGCTCTACGAGACAGACCAGGGGGAGGTGTTCCTGCGGCGTGAGGGGAGCATCCAGGGCCCGCTGGCCGTCCACGCCATCCAGGAGTGGTGCAGACAG AAGTGGACAGCGGAGCTGAGCAAGCTGGAGGAGAGGGTGAAGGTGCTGGCGGCCGAGAAGGAGCAGCTCCAGCAGCGGCTGCGGCAGCGCAGGCCCATCTCCTGCACCTGCTGCGTCCTGTGA